One genomic region from Yarrowia lipolytica chromosome 1C, complete sequence encodes:
- a CDS encoding uncharacterized protein (Compare to YALI0C06930g, weakly similar to uniprot|Q96VT0 Agrocybe pediades Phytase precursor (strong similarity to acid phosphatase)): MSKYRKLEDPSTSSIERDLGDVGSSHVTPGHPSVTFDMDEDDGYDELGDLGDPMNLPQVDQIPIPKLGARGSGSRRKLQSRRNKIVGLATAGVTVLLIVLYLLLPTISGEPRKSEQGAAALSEAQHTGAVYKNKFHMQENWGSLSPFFSDGVSFHGVTAREKGRLDHHGFPLVPEMGVCTLRQAHVLHRHGERYPTDGAADNMVAFADKLKSSINNQTDEMFAWVDHWNYLLERELLVPRGYSTEFAAGAQFWSSHGRHLFNEGSLLGKWSHDPIVIRATEQERIRDSAQAWSEGFFAKNNDLFTLSLQPEKDGENATLASYFSCKNAYNNPKSVSGKQKEAEWIDNYLNKASLRFQELIPGFENFTAHDAFQMQQLCAFETAAFGHSKFCEFFTETEWRGYEYASDLKFYYNDMFGSKTGVAQGAGWLSELVARLEGVLITTPVYGVDVGETSSNKTFPLDQPLYMDMSHDSVLLSVLTALNLDFLQESLTPDKIKVPRNVIISRLTPFGARITVEVFDCDAETEGVSSTYIRIVLNGRILPLSSLKQCPENADGVCEVGLFIDSVKSALAAIDYDKLCEGEL, from the coding sequence ATGAGCAAGTACCGAAAACTGGAAGACCCGTCCACGTCGTCAATAGAACGAGATCTGGGCGACGTCGGgtcgagtcacgtgacgccgGGCCACCCCAGCGTGACTTTTGAcatggacgaggatgacGGATatgatgagcttggagacTTGGGTGATCCCATGAACTTGCCTCAGGTGGACCAGATCCCGATACCAAAGCTGGGAGCTCGAGGCAGCGGGTCGCGTCGCAAGCTGCAGAGTCGACGTAACAAGATTGTCGGTCTGGCTACTGCCGGAGTGACTGTTCTGCTCATTGTGCTGTACCTGTTACTTCCCACTATTTCCGGAGAGCCAAGAAAGAGCGAACagggagctgctgctctgaGCGAGGCTCAGCACACCGGCGCGGTGTACAAAAACAAATTCCACATGCAGGAGAACTGGGGCAGCTTATCGCCGTTTTTCTCTGACGGCGTGTCTTTTCACGGCGTTACTGCTCGAGAAAAAGGCCGGTTGGACCACCATGGATTTCCTCTGGTGCCTGAAATGGGCGTCTGTACTCTGAGACAGGCTCATGTTCTTCATCGACATGGAGAGCGATACCCTACTGatggagcagcagacaaCATGGTAGCTTTTGctgacaagctcaagagCAGCATTAACAACCAGACGGACGAGATGTTTGCCTGGGTTGACCACTGGAACTATCTGTTGGAGCGAGAACTGCTCGTTCCTCGGGGATACTCTACTGAGTTTGCTGCAGGTGCTCAATTCTGGTCTTCTCACGGTCGACATTTGTTCAATGAGGGTAGCTTGCTTGGAAAGTGGAGTCATGACCCCATTGTTATTCGAGCAACTGAACAGGAGCGAATTCGAGACTCTGCTCAGGCCTGGAGTGAGGGTTTCTTTGCCAAAAACAACGATCTGTTCACGCTGTCTCTTCAGCCTGAGAAGGACGGCGAAAATGCTACTCTTGCCAGCTACTTTTCGTGCAAAAACGCTTACAACAATCCCAAATCCGTGTCGGGcaagcagaaggaggccGAATGGATCGACAACTACCTGAATAAGGCCAGCTTGCGTTTCCAGGAACTGATTCCCGGGTTTGAGAACTTCACCGCCCACGACGCATTccagatgcagcagctATGTGCGTTCGAAACTGCAGCTTTCGGACACTCCAAGTTCTGCGAGTTCTTCACCGAAACCGAGTGGAGAGGCTACGAGTACGCCTCCGACCTCAAGTTCTACTACAACGACATGTTCGGAAGCAAGACTGGTGTGGCTCAGGGAGCTGGATGGCTGAGTGAACTTGTTGCTCGTCTGGAAGGTGTTCTCATCACCACTCCTGTCTACGGAGTTGATGTGGGAGAGACCTCCAGCAATAAGACCTTCCCTCTGGACCAACCTCTTTACATGGACATGTCCCATGACTCTGTCCTGTTGTCTGTTCTGACCGCTTTGAACCTTGACTTTCTGCAAGAGTCGCTTACCCctgacaagatcaaggtgCCCCGAAACGTAATCATCTCGCGCCTGACTCCCTTTGGTGCTCGAATTACCGTCGAAGTGTTTGATTGTGATGCCGAGACGGAGGGTGTTTCAAGTACGTACATTCGAATTGTTCTTAACGGCCGAATCCTCCCTCTTTCCAGTCTCAAGCAGTGTCCCGAGAACGCCGATGGAGTGTGCGAAGTCGGTCTGTTCATCGACTCGGTAAAGTCAGCCTTGGCAGCCATTGATTACGACAAGCTGTGCGAGGGAGAGTTGTAG
- a CDS encoding uncharacterized protein (Compare to YALI0C06886g, highly similar to uniprot|P19211 Saccharomyces cerevisiae YJR047c ANB1 translation initiation factor eIF5A.2 P2.324.f2.1, similar to Saccharomyces cerevisiae HYP2 (YEL034W) and ANB1 (YJR047C); ancestral locus Anc_1.478), producing the protein MADEEHTFDTVNAGASQTYPIQCSALRKNGHVVIKGRPCKIIDMSTSKTGKHGHAKVHLVATDIFTNKKLEDLSPSTHNMEVPNVKREEFQLIDIDDGFLSLFTADGSTKDDVPLPEGEIGDKIQTEFDEGKDLIVTVISAMGEEAVISYKEAPKGN; encoded by the exons ATGGCTGACGAAGAA CACACCTTTGATACCGTTAACGCCGGTGCTTCCCAGACCTACCCCATCCAGTGCTCCGCTCTGCGAAAGAACGGTCACGTCGTGATCAAGGGCCGACCCTGCAAGATCATTGACAtgtccacctccaagaCTGGTAAGCACGGTCACGCCAAGGTCCACCTTGTCGCCACCGATATCttcaccaacaagaagcttGAGGATCTGTCCCCCTCCACCCACAACATGGAGGTCCCCAACGTCAAGCGAGAGGAGTTCCAGCTCATCGACATTGATGATGGTTTCCTGTCTCTCTTCACCGCCGACGGTTCCACCAAGGACGATGTTCCTCTTCCCGAGGGTGAGATCGGAGACAAGATCCAGACCGAGTTCGACGAGGGCAAGGATCTCATTGTCACTGTCATCTCTGCCATGGGCGAGGAGGCCGTCATCTCCTACAAGGAGGCCCCCAAGGGTAACTAA
- a CDS encoding uncharacterized protein (Compare to YALI0C06864g, weakly similar to DEHA0F13706g Debaryomyces hansenii IPF 8049.1): protein MSQFTKLQYMKKAELMNLAQSLDLADEGTKNDLEDRITRALSARRLELEATDEFNFLYTSSPRKRIARAPRVPAAVQPDVKVSSLDADDEDDDEDDDDEDDEDEEDDEEEEDSEPTETLAEHWARWKEVVGGHVEDLYREVEFQVEEAVSFVRYQLSTVESATIFALLIELYYLFVQLIPFQLGLRWGRIPTRVGHSLIQHLEDGGHHVVKAGWFDLNDWFPLHVVQTPDFSVLLQCKTWSTLVFWAVGAIALPATVAYFVNFTATKKKTPAKTHQAIVYLRQIDPFVFNLVRIINYYILTRGLLTVFPFVASWTWGLLRANRQAIVLNAAYGDLPLFSGAALVLLAIYAQI, encoded by the coding sequence ATGTCGCAGTTCACCAAACTTCAGTACATGAAGAAGGCCGAGCTCATGAACCTGGCTCAGTCTCTGGACCTGGCTGATGAGGGCACCAAAAACGACCTGGAGGATCGTATCACGCGGGCTCTTTCTGCCCGACGGCTCGAGCTCGAGGCCACTGATGAGTTCAACTTCCTCTACACCTCTAGTCCGCGAAAACGGATTGCCCGAGCCCCTCGAGTGCCTGCAGCTGTGCAGCCCGACGTCAAGGTGAGCAGTCTGGACGCtgacgatgaggacgacgatgaggatgatgacgacgaggacgacgaggacgaagaggacgacgaagaggaggaggacagcGAGCCCACTGAGACCCTGGCCGAGCATTGGGCCCGATGGAAggaggtggttggtggCCACGTTGAGGACCTGTACCGAGAGGTCGAGTTCcaggtcgaggaggccgTGTCGTTTGTGCGATACCAGCTGTCCACTGTCGAGTCCGCCACCATCTTTGCTCTGCTCATTGAGCTTTACTACCTATTTGTGCAGCTCATCCCCTTCCAGCTGGGTCTCCGATGGGGCCGAATCCCCACCCGAGTGGGCCACTCCCTcatccagcaccttgaggATGGCGGTCACCACGTTGTCAAGGCCGGATGGTTCGACCTCAACGACTGGTTCCCCCTGCACGTGGTCCAGACCCCCGACTTTTCCGTTCTGCTCCAATGCAAGACCTGGTCCACTCTGGTATTCTGGGCCGTCGGAGCCATCGCTCTGCCCGCTACTGTGGCCTACTTTGTCAACTTCACCGCcacaaagaagaagactccCGCCAAGACCCACCAGGCCATTGTCTACCTGCGACAGATTGACCCCTTTGTCTTTAACCTGGTGCGAATCATCAACTACTACATTCTGACCCGGGGTCTGTTGACCGTCTTCCCCTTTGTGGCCTCCTGGACCTGGGGTCTGCTGCGGGCCAACCGACAGGCCATTGTCCTGAACGCTGCCTACGGCGACCTGCCTCTTTTCAGCGGCGCCGCtctggttcttcttgccaTCTACGCTCAGATCTAA
- a CDS encoding uncharacterized protein (Compare to YALI0C06952g, highly similar to uniprot|P32449 Saccharomyces cerevisiae YBR249C Phospho-2-dehydro-3-deoxyheptonate aldolase tyrosine-inhibited (EC 4.1.2.15) (Phospho-2-keto- 3-deoxyheptonate aldolase) (DAHP synthetase) (3-deoxy-D- arabino-heptulosonate 7-phosphate synthase), with product MANSPMFGPDGMSRSSSPNASSAEDVRILGYDPLLAPALLQTEVASTKNARETVSKGRKDSIDVITGKSDKLLCIVGPCSLHDPKAAMEYAQRLKELSDKLSGELVIVMRAYLEKPRTTVGWKGLINDPDMDESFNINKGLRLSRKVFCDLTDLGLPIASEMLDTISPQFLADLLSLGAIGARTTESQLHRELASGLSFPVGFKNGTDGTLGVAVDAVQAASHPHHFMGVTKQGVAAITTTKGNENCFIILRGGKKGTNYDAESVAECKKATESMLMVDCSHGNSNKDYRNQPKVSKAVAEQVAAGEKKIIGVMIESNIHEGNQKVPKEGPSALKYGVSITDACVSWETTVDMLTELANAVKERRNKN from the exons ATGGCCAATTCTCCT ATGTTCGGACCCGACGGCATGTCCCGTTCCTCCTCTCCCAACGCCTCCTCTGCTGAGGACGTGCGAATTCTGGGCTACGACCCCCTCCTCGCTCCcgctcttctccagactGAGGTTGCCTCCACCAAAAACGCCCGAGAGACCGTCTCCAAGGGCCGAAAGGACTCCATTGATGTCATCACCGGCAAGTCCGACAAGTTGCTGTGCATTGTCGGTCCCTGCTCCCTCCACGACCCCAAGGCCGCCATGGAGTACGCCCAGCGActcaaggagctgtctgACAAGCTGTCTGGTGAGCTCGTCATCGTTATGCGAGCCTACCTCGAGAAGCCCCGAACCACCGTTGGCTGGAAGGGTCTGATCAACGACCCCGACATGGACGAGTCtttcaacatcaacaagggTCTGCGACTCTCCCGAAAGGTCTTCTGCGACCTTACCGATCTGGGTCTGCCCATTGCCTCCGAGATGCTCGATACCATTTCTCCCCAGTTCCTGGCCGACCTGCTCTCCCTGGGTGCCATTGGTGCTCGAACCACCGAGTCCCAGCTGCACCGAGAGCTCGCCTCCGGTCTGTCTTTCCCCGTTGGTTTCAAGAACGGAACCGACGGTACTCTGGGTGTTGCCGTTGATGCTGTCCAGGCCGCCTCTCACCCTCACCACTTCATGGGTGTCACCAAGCAGGGTGTTGccgccatcaccaccaccaagggtAACGAGAACTGCTTCATCATTCTGCGAGGAGGTAAGAAGGGCACCAACTACGACGCCGAGTCCGTCGCCGAGTGCAAGAAGGCCACCGAGTCCATGCTCATGGTTGACTGCTCTCACggcaactccaacaaggactACCGAAACCAGCCCAAGGTTTCCAAGGCCGTTGCTGAGcaggttgctgctggcgagaagaagatcatcGGTGTCATGATCGAGAGTAATATCCACGAGGGCAACCAGAAGGTCCCCAAGGAGGGCCCCTCTGCCCTTAAATACGGTGTCTCCATCACCGACGCCTGTGTCTCTTGGGAGACCACCGTGGACATGCTCACCGAGCTGGCCAACGCCGTCAAGGAGCGACGAAACAAGAACTAA
- a CDS encoding uncharacterized protein (Compare to YALI0C06853g, gnl|GLV|YALI0C06853g [Yarrowia lipolytica] no similarity) has protein sequence MPQSRIYKHRQCGPVPALVHQRQQFAQLLQQHSLSPHTFNMLPAGVILVIILVGLVGVLLFCMFMFRKLMAFKKRRAAPQY, from the exons ATGCCGCAAAGTCGGATATATAAGCATCGTCAGTGTGGCCCAGTGCCAGCGCTTGTGCATCAACGTCAACAG TTCGCCCAACTTCTTCAGCAGCACTCTCTTTCACCACACACTTTCAACATGTTGCCCGCCGGTGTCATTCTCGTTATCATTCTcgttggtcttgttg GCGTCCTTCTGTTCTGTATGTTCATGTTCCGAAAGCTCATGGCCTTCAAGAAGCGACGAGCTGCCCCTCAGTACTAA
- a CDS encoding uncharacterized protein (Compare to YALI0C06908g, no similarity), producing MSFKILQAALVVATLVTTVLAVVQMKADLNSVDIIPADGYIITLSSLSAVYMIVAATVLNCTGAKVACESMLSFAWLAGTILIGVQRGGMSCFSVSEVNNPITHISIKVLSQANCNLGNASITLSALTFAAFCVATYKTFGGNYTIHVVPKPGHQRLPQDESEVYDKC from the coding sequence ATGTCCTTCAAAATCCTTCAGGCTGCTCTGGTGGTCGCCACCCTGGTCACCACCGTCCTGGCTGTCGTCCAGATGAAGGCCGACCTCAACAGCGTCGACATCATTCCTGCCGACGGATACATCATCACTCTGTCATCTCTGTCAGCAGTCTACATGATTGTGGCAGCTACCGTTCTCAACTGCACCGGTGCCAAGGTCGCCTGCGAGTCCATGCTGTCTTTCGCTTGGCTGGCAGGCACCATTCTGATCGGTGTTCAGAGAGGAGGCATGTCGTGCTTTTCCGTCTCCGAAGTCAACAACCCCATCACCCACATCTCGATCAAGGTCCTGAGTCAGGCCAACTGCAACCTCGGCAACGCCTCTATCACCCtctcggccttgaccttTGCTGCCTTTTGTGTCGCCACCTACAAGACCTTTGGAGGAAACTATACCATACATGTCGTCCCTAAACCGGGCCACCAGCGTCTTCCCCAGGACGAGTCCGAGGTTTACGACAAGTGCTAA